The Mangrovibacillus cuniculi sequence CTTATTCTCTCCTAGACTCTAAATTCTTCACGCTTCGTGAGTTTAAGACCCTCTTATTCTCTCCTAGACTCTAAATTCTTCACGCTTCGTGAGTTTAAGACCCTCTTATTCTCTCCTAGACTCTAAATTCTTTAACCTTCGTGAGTTTAAACCATTCTATACCACTCTAATGCCTTTTTCTCTATCTCTAAAACCAGATCATTCTTCCCATCTATGTAAGCAGCCATATCATAAGGAAAACGACTAGCTAATGTTTCTTTCAACTGTCCGTACCTTGCCGCCTCATCTGGATGAACACGAAGAAAATCTCTGAAAGCTACATGTCGTTCAACGTCTGGACTTCCGTGCTGAAAAACGTGCACATGATGCGTTCGGTTACTCCCGCCTTTTTGAAAATAACGTCTTCCTTCTATTCCATTTTCTCCTTTTACTTCATACCCTAGCTCCTCCATATCCTTATTAAAAGAGTCGGCAATAGTTATGTTTTTCACTTCTATTAAAATATCAATTACAGGTTTAGCACTTAGCCCTAGGACTGCAGTGCTGCCGATATGATGTATGTTCAAAGCAACTGATCCAAAGATTTGCTGAAGACGTTCCCATTCTACTTTAAACATAGATGCCCACTTATCATTATATGGAGTAACCTCTACTTTTCTCACTATTATCTTTGTTCCTTTCTCGCTAAATATTTAACTAATCCATTACTTACCTTTAATAAGATTTTTTCTTCTATAAATACTTAAAACTAGGCCTATGAGAATCGAATTAATAACGGTTGGCCCAAACCCATAACTTATAAAAGGTAAGGACATAGAGATGTATGGAACTAATCCTAGCATCATAAGAATATTATAAACAAATTGACTAATTAAAATTGTTACTATACCTGCCACTAGTAACTTACCAAATTCATCTTTGATATTTAGAGTTATGAAAGAAAGTCTAACTAGCAGTACGATAATACACAAAAGCAAGAACACCGAAACTACCCATCCAAAAAAATAAGTAATATTCACAAAAGCCATATCTGTATGCAGTTCCATAAAGTTCTCAGGCATTCTACTATTTCCAAACCATCCTGCATTAGCCAGTAAATCCCTCAGATAAGTAGTTATATAGGTATCTCCATTTCTTTGAAAATCTAAAATTGTCTTAAATCTCTCTAGCTCGTAAGTATTAAACGACATAGTAAAATATAGAAACATAGATAGTAAGAAAGTTAACATTAGGAATATTTTACTTTTCGTCTTAGTATTACTAATAATTAATAATACTGACCACACGATACAAAATAGTACTAAAGGAACAAAATCCATATTTAGTATAAATAAAGAAATAGTGAGCAGGAAAAGCAGGAAAGTATATATATTATTTATTGTTTTCTTTACAAAATAACTAGCCCAAAATAATATAAATAATGGCATAACTGTTAGAGCATTAATTAAAACTCCGCCTATAAGTAGATAGCCTCTACCGTTTATTGTTACGTTCGGTAAAAATATTACCCATAGCATAAGAATACAAGCTACTAAAAAAACTAACCATTTCCATTTATATAAAATCCGATAATCGAAAAGTGTTATACCTATAACAGTAGCAATCCCGAGAACAGTAATAATAATTCTTTTCGTTAAGAAATCACCAGGTGCATGAATAACAGGAAGTATACCCATTACGATAATAACGAAAAAGACTCCAAACAATTTCCAATCAAACAAAGGCCGATAAAGATTTTTGAACTTAATCCCTAGTTCTGAAGCATCCCCCATCTGCTTAATGGCTAATTTCTCTGCTTCTATTTCCTTTAGACCTTTTTCCGTAAGAGACTGTTTAGTTGAGTTAATATGTTGATCTAACTCTTTACAAACAGCTTCTCTCACTTCTTTTGACATAATATTTTGTAGCACTTCAGAAAAGAAGTGTTCCTTAAGGTAGCTCATCTCTTCATCTCTCCCAAATTTCATGAAGTTTGGTTGCTTCTTTTACTTGTTTACTTTCCAATGCATGTAATTGTTTTCTGCCATTCTTAGTTATTTGATACTCTTTAACATCATCTATCCAACCCGATTGTAAATAACCTTCTTGCTCTAACTCATGAAGCTTAATAAATAAGGTACCTTCATTATATTCATAATTTTTAATACCTCTGGCACGTAACAATGTTAGTACTTCTGTTCCGCTTCTAGGTCTCTCTAATAATTGAAATAAAGACAATAGTAGATTTCTTTTAGATGTTACAGCTTTCTTCTCTAAGCGTTGTTTTATTATTTGTTTATCATCATTCGAAAAAGTAAGATCTGGCACGTTATGTAAAGAGTTTTTTAGTTTCTTTAATTGTTCTTCCATATCTAATCCTCCAGTCGTTGCCGTAAAAGCTCCTTGGCTCTTCTTAATCTAGTTTTCACAGTATTAGTGTTGATGTTAAGTAAGGCTGCTATCTCTTTAAGTGTACTTTCTTCAAAGTAAAATAAATATATTACCTCTCTGTACAACTCTGGTAAATGTAAAACTTCTTTTAGTAACTGTGACTCTTCTTCTAATTTTATTACCTGCTGTTCTGTATTCTCACCCAGTGACAAAGACTCTTCTAGATTGTCTTCTGTTGTAATGACATTGCGATAATTCCAGCTCCGCACATAATCTTTGCAATGATTAATGGCTATTCTCCAAAGCCAGGTTTTTAAAGAAGATTTTTGTTGAAATTGATCTATGCGTTGATATGTCTTGATAAATATTTCTTGCGTTAGATCTTTAGCTATTTCTACATCTTTTACGTACGAGTAGGCAAGATTTAAAATAGCTTGTCCGTGTTCGTCCATTAAATGATCCAACAAAGCGTCTGGATCATGTTCTATTAAATTAACCAATACTATTTCCTCCATAGCTATCTGCTCCTCTCTAGTTACTTTGACGATGCTAGATAGAAAAGGTTTGGATTTTTATACTAATAATTTTGCAACTAACTTTAACATAGATATTTGGCAGATTCTCAAAGCATGGTGTAGACCTTTTCTTAGTAAGTGTACAGAAGAAAATTAACATTAATTAGATTCACTTCTTGGAGTTCATTGTTAATAGAAAAAATTAAGTCGTACTTAATAAACTTCACCAATTTAAAAAGTTAACTGTAGGTCATGAAACAGATGATAAATTTAGTGGACAGCCTTTTGACAGCGGGAAGTTGATCTATGTGATGTGTTTTTAGAACAAACTTGGGGGACTCGTGAAATTTGGAAGATGACTAACGTGTAGAAATAGGAAGATTTAGTTACAGGGATTTAGCCAATAAGAGGACGTTTCTGCAACAGTGCATCGTCCTCTTATTTTTGATTAATATCTGAATTTACCTGCAGTGCTTGTTTTACATATAACTTGAAATCTGATAAATGTTTTTCTATGATTGCTTGAACAATTTCTAAATTTATATCTTGATAATCATGAACAGCAATATTTCTGAACCCAACCATAGATTTCATCATAAATGAAACTTCTTCTGTGATATAATTATTTTTCGCTAAAAACTCAAAAGCGTCACGACTATTTTGGGGGATTCCTAATTTATTCTGCGCAACCATGTGCATAGCAATATCGATACTTGCTTCACAGGCTCTTTGAATATTTAAAAGAATAGCATCCTGTTTTGTAAAGTTCTCTAAATTCTTAGGGTTATGTTCATATTCTTCGTTTATTCTTCTTAAACATCGTTCTATTGTACTCGCTTTATTTAAAATCACATCACTCTTCATAGATATATCCTCTCTCTAAAGATTCTTTAATAATAATATTTCTTTCCTCATTTAACCGAGCATATTTTTTTAGTGCTAACATCTCAAATAACTCTTTTTTATTTTCATCTCCACAATACAGTAACTTTCCTTTCATTATGATCTGTACCTGAAATACAGTAGACGCCTGATGTAAATCTACTAAATCAACATCTTTATTCAGCAATGACGCTATCTCTTGTGAAAGGATAAAACGGTCATAGTTATGTAGCTTTTTTTCACTTAAAAAAGCTACATCGTAGTCACTTTCTTCATGAGTGTATCCGGAGACTTGAGAACCAAAAATATAGATAAGTGAAGGTGACAACTTCTTCAACAAGGTATCCCTTATGACTTGAAATGCTGCATCTTTCTCCACTTTCATCTTCATCCTTTCACAACATATAATTTCAATTAAATCTTATGTGACTATTATACGTTATTAAGACTATATATATAAGTTTGATTACTCTTTATACCTTAAAGCCCCATGTGGCAATTAATTTAACAAAGAAACAGATAACAACCTAAAAAGTAATAGTTTAGGTGTTATCTATTTTTTCTGTATACATTTAATTATTAGTACTCTATTGTTAAATCCCTAACTGCTCAAACTTGTTATTACCATTATTCTTCAGCAGCCATGGCATCAGCTTTGGTTACATGTACGGTTCCTGGTGGATGATTAGGTGGAGCGTAGATAGAATATAGTTTAAGGGGGACATTCCCGACATTCGTCAGGTTATGCCAATATCCAGCTGGAATATAGATAGCATAATCATCCGCCACTGGTTGTTGAAAGGTAAGATTATTCTTATCTTTCCCCATTTGAACAATCCCTTGCCCTTGTTCTATTCGAAGAAATTGATCTAAATCTGGATGTCTTTCTAGTCCTATGTCACCGTAAACCGGGATGCTCATCAGTGTTGTTTGAAGGTATTGACCAGTCCAGATAGCTGTACGGTACGTGTTGTTTTGCAAGGTTGCTTGGTTGATGTCTAATACAAAAGGCTGTTTTCCATAATCTTGTGCTCTTGCATATTGGTAATTTTGTGGAATTGTATTGAAATGACTGTAGTTTCTATAGTTCTGGTCCGTGTAATAATGTGGATGGACTTGATATGGATATTGATTTCGATACATATTCTCAATCCTTTCCTTGTCGATATATGTATCGTATGTTGGAGCCTAGGAATGTGGGAATGAAATTCAAAGATAATCAGTTGAAGTAACTTATTTACGACTAAAAGTAAAAATACTTTACACATAGTAAAAAATACTTTACATTAAAGGGGTAATAACCAGTAATTGGAGGTTTTTCTTTTGGCCCTAATAGAACAAGGAAATCTACAGAATAAGCTAACTGTTTTACGTGCTGAAAAGAAATGGTCACAGAAACATGTAGCAAAATTGCTTGGAGTTAGTAGACAAACAATCGTTTCTCTAGAAAACAATCGTTATAGTCCATCATTAAAACTTGCTTTTGAAATTGCGCTCTTATTTGAAGTTGATATTAATGAGGTTTTTCACTATGAGAAAAAGGAGAATACAAAATGATTTTATTATTTATAATTCTTGTTCCTCTATTTCTTTATTATTTCTTTAAAACACTGAAATTTACTTATAGCTTGGAAGGAAAGGATGAACGAGGTCAGCAAATCCAGAATATCTCCTTTAAATACTCCATCCCTATTCTTCCTATTGGATGGTTATTATTAGACTCTTATCATAAATATATTTCAGATCTATCGTTAGAATTTTTCCGCGATACTGTTTGGATATTAATTATTTTAATGTTTATTATACAAGGAGCAATAATTACAAACTTACGAAAAAAACTATAATTCCAGAGGCTCAAAGTGAAAAACTGTACTATTGGAATAGGCATATTAATGTGCCTTATAGGAACTTTTTATTACTAAATGATAATCTTATAGTGCCAAGTGTAATAATGATTGTAGCTGGTATCTCATCCATCGTTTCAGATTTTGTTTTCCCTCCCAATGAACCTGCTGATGAAAGAAGCTTTCAGATTAACAGCAGAAGTGGACATACTGCATATTTATGTAGTCTAGTTTCTATCATTTTCACCATTTTGCTTTATCAGTATAATGTTATCATTGAACTACTCTATGTTCTTCTTTTTATTTTAGTAATACATATACTTTCTTTCCCAATTGCATTAAGAGTTCATAATAATATTAATTAATATTAATAAAAAAAGGTATAAGATTATGATCTTATACCTCTAAACTGAAACTTACACCCAGTCGCCCCCAAACTCCTGAATGAATGCTATATCCTTCTGATAATGCTCATAATGCCCTTCATCCACCATCTTTTGGAACGCCACATCACCCTCACTAGCTTTTCTCTTCATGAAGTGACATAAGGCTTCTAAACGTAAGATAATCATATCTAAATAACCTTTCTCTAAACCGTTTAACCCATATGCCTTAAAGAATAACTTGACTCTCTCTTTCTTTTCCGCAGCACCACTTTCTGGATTATATCTTATTTCTTCCCCTGTTTCTGTATGATAATGCCTACTCAAAGGTACACATGTATAAAGCGTATACGCAATATCCCATATTCTTGGCCCAGGAGCTGCAAGATCAAAATCAATAATCCCCACTGGTTGCTCTTTATTAAAAATAATATTGTATATCGCAAAATCATTATGACAAATGACTTCTGTATTATTGGGTGTTAAATCATAAGCACTCCAACCCTCTGTTACAGGAAAATCACTTACTGCATCGTGGTATGATTTAAGCATTTTTGCTATGCCTGCCAAAACACTTTCCGACCACATGTATGGTTTTAGAGGATAATTACCAGCCTCTCCTTCAATATAAGATAACTGTTCTCTTCCTTGCT is a genomic window containing:
- a CDS encoding GrpB family protein, whose protein sequence is MRKVEVTPYNDKWASMFKVEWERLQQIFGSVALNIHHIGSTAVLGLSAKPVIDILIEVKNITIADSFNKDMEELGYEVKGENGIEGRRYFQKGGSNRTHHVHVFQHGSPDVERHVAFRDFLRVHPDEAARYGQLKETLASRFPYDMAAYIDGKNDLVLEIEKKALEWYRMV
- a CDS encoding FtsW/RodA/SpoVE family cell cycle protein, whose translation is MSYLKEHFFSEVLQNIMSKEVREAVCKELDQHINSTKQSLTEKGLKEIEAEKLAIKQMGDASELGIKFKNLYRPLFDWKLFGVFFVIIVMGILPVIHAPGDFLTKRIIITVLGIATVIGITLFDYRILYKWKWLVFLVACILMLWVIFLPNVTINGRGYLLIGGVLINALTVMPLFILFWASYFVKKTINNIYTFLLFLLTISLFILNMDFVPLVLFCIVWSVLLIISNTKTKSKIFLMLTFLLSMFLYFTMSFNTYELERFKTILDFQRNGDTYITTYLRDLLANAGWFGNSRMPENFMELHTDMAFVNITYFFGWVVSVFLLLCIIVLLVRLSFITLNIKDEFGKLLVAGIVTILISQFVYNILMMLGLVPYISMSLPFISYGFGPTVINSILIGLVLSIYRRKNLIKGK
- a CDS encoding helix-turn-helix transcriptional regulator, which gives rise to MEEQLKKLKNSLHNVPDLTFSNDDKQIIKQRLEKKAVTSKRNLLLSLFQLLERPRSGTEVLTLLRARGIKNYEYNEGTLFIKLHELEQEGYLQSGWIDDVKEYQITKNGRKQLHALESKQVKEATKLHEIWER
- a CDS encoding sigma-70 family RNA polymerase sigma factor yields the protein MEEIVLVNLIEHDPDALLDHLMDEHGQAILNLAYSYVKDVEIAKDLTQEIFIKTYQRIDQFQQKSSLKTWLWRIAINHCKDYVRSWNYRNVITTEDNLEESLSLGENTEQQVIKLEEESQLLKEVLHLPELYREVIYLFYFEESTLKEIAALLNINTNTVKTRLRRAKELLRQRLED
- the hepT gene encoding type VII toxin-antitoxin system HepT family RNase toxin, which produces MKSDVILNKASTIERCLRRINEEYEHNPKNLENFTKQDAILLNIQRACEASIDIAMHMVAQNKLGIPQNSRDAFEFLAKNNYITEEVSFMMKSMVGFRNIAVHDYQDINLEIVQAIIEKHLSDFKLYVKQALQVNSDINQK
- the mntA gene encoding type VII toxin-antitoxin system MntA family adenylyltransferase antitoxin encodes the protein MKMKVEKDAAFQVIRDTLLKKLSPSLIYIFGSQVSGYTHEESDYDVAFLSEKKLHNYDRFILSQEIASLLNKDVDLVDLHQASTVFQVQIIMKGKLLYCGDENKKELFEMLALKKYARLNEERNIIIKESLERGYIYEE
- a CDS encoding cupin domain-containing protein, translating into MYRNQYPYQVHPHYYTDQNYRNYSHFNTIPQNYQYARAQDYGKQPFVLDINQATLQNNTYRTAIWTGQYLQTTLMSIPVYGDIGLERHPDLDQFLRIEQGQGIVQMGKDKNNLTFQQPVADDYAIYIPAGYWHNLTNVGNVPLKLYSIYAPPNHPPGTVHVTKADAMAAEE
- a CDS encoding helix-turn-helix transcriptional regulator — protein: MALIEQGNLQNKLTVLRAEKKWSQKHVAKLLGVSRQTIVSLENNRYSPSLKLAFEIALLFEVDINEVFHYEKKENTK
- a CDS encoding aminoglycoside phosphotransferase family protein, producing MSKEFVEEKLSGGNVSNVYRNGNTVLRDSKPESARIHLLLKHLENKGFSHAPRFIGVDKQGREQLSYIEGEAGNYPLKPYMWSESVLAGIAKMLKSYHDAVSDFPVTEGWSAYDLTPNNTEVICHNDFAIYNIIFNKEQPVGIIDFDLAAPGPRIWDIAYTLYTCVPLSRHYHTETGEEIRYNPESGAAEKKERVKLFFKAYGLNGLEKGYLDMIILRLEALCHFMKRKASEGDVAFQKMVDEGHYEHYQKDIAFIQEFGGDWV